The DNA segment GGTCGGTGAAATGTATGATCCTCGACCTGGGACTACGCGAAAGGCAGCCTGCCGAACCGGCCGCGATCGAGTTCCGCGCGAAAAGATCCTATCAGCAGGTGTTTCCGAATCCGCCGGCGGTTTGAAAGCGATCAGAGCGGCGTTTCGCGCCGCGACTCAACGCCGCGATCAACGTTCGATCACGCCGTCGCGCGAGAGGTCGAGCCCGAGCGCGTCGATTCGCGCGAGCTGCTCCGGATGGGCGCGCAGATAGCCCGCCGTGAAAGTGCCGTCCAGATCTTCGACCATCGCGGTCAATGCGACAGGCTCGAATCCGAAGCGAAGCATATAGTCCTGGCTTATACCGTCCCGGCTTATACAGTCGTGGCCGCGGCGACCGAGCGCATACAGTTTTCGCGCGCCGCGCGTATGCGCCGCCTTGCGCGCGGCTCCGACCAGCGCCGTGCCGATTCCGCGCCGGCGCATCGCCTCGCTAACCGCGAGCGACCGGATGACCGCCATATCGACGATCGTCTCGATTCCAATGATTCCGGCCAGAACGGTGCTCGCATCTCCGACCGATGCGCCTATCCAGCACGCGCCCGGCGCGTCCAGTCCGCCTGCGGCGATTCCCGCCGATTCGCCGACCTGGGCCAGCAGAACTTCGATCGCTGCAAGATCGCCGGTCTGTGCGACGTACAGTTCGCCCGGCGCGCGGCGCCGGCGTGCGGCTATTTTTTGGGTGGCGGAAATAGCTGTGTCCCGGTTTCTTCGTCAAGTACGACTATCGCCTTGACCGGACATCCGCGCGCTGCAGCCAGGATGGCCGCGTCGGGCGCGCCGGCCGGATCGTAGACCTCAGACTTGCCCTCGGCGTCGAGACGAAAGACGGTCGGCGCCGACTCGATGCAATCCTCGCTCGAGATGCATTTCGCTTTGTTGACGGTGATCTTGAGCTGCGCCATCGGGTTCTCCTGCCGGCCGGTTCTGTAATGAAGAATAGAATCGGGCGTCGAGTGGCCGCAAGCCGTTTCGCCGGCCCCTCGAGCCTTTCTTCGTCCATTCGCTCCGTCTAAGATTGCGGCGTCATGCGGATCGCCGGCACCGGAATCGACATGATCGAAGTCGAACGCGTCGAGCGCGCGCTTACCCGCCCGCAGACCGGCGAGCGCTTTCGCGAACGCGTCTATACCGAGCGCGAAGTCGCCTACTGCGAATCGCGCGGACGCCCGCGCTACCAGAGCTATGCCGCCCGCTTCGCCGCCAAGGAGGCAGCGATGAAGGCGATGGGCACCGGATGGAACCGCAACGTGGGCTGGCGCGAGATCGAAGTGGTGCGCGAGCGCGGCCAGGCGCCGACGATCGTGCTCTCGGGCAAGGCGGCCGAGTTCGCGCGCCGCAAGCGCATCGCCGTCTTCCATCTGAGCCTCACCCACACCGCGACCAGCGCGATGGCTTACGTTATCGCCGAAGGCTGAGCGCCGGGCCGCGGGGCCGCCAAAAGAAATTCGCGGACCGGTGACTATTTTTTCGCCGGCATAGGCGCGGGCGTCCCTAGTGCCTGGGTCATCTGAAACTGGTCCCCGTTCATGTCCAACTGGCTGAAGTCGGACTCGCGCAGACTGTAAACCGCGGTGCCTGCGGTAGAGGTCGCGTAGTTTTCGATCCGCGTCTCGGTCCGCTCGGCCTTGGACTTCGATTCGGACTCGTCGTCGCCTTCGGCAGGCGCCACCTGCACCTTGGTGTGGATCTGCGCGAGCTTGACCGTGCCGATCTTCTTGTCGTCCAGACCAAAGACCGCGATCTGCTCGGTCGGCTTGTCCATCGAGACTTTCTGCGGATCGGTCATCGGGTCCTGAACGATCTTATCGCCCTTCAGATTCGCCAGCTCGTCGAGAAAAGTCTGCACGGCCTGGCCGTTGGCGGGCGAACTCTTGTTACCGTCGGCCACCAGCCATTTGCCGGCCTGGCCGCGCGAGAGCGTGAACTGCTTGCCGTGGTTTTCGATTTCGAGACGCCCGATCTTGAGCGGGTCGAACCTCATCACGGTCTTGTCGCGCAGGTCCCATGCGCTCAGGTTGACCTTGGCGAGCAGCGCGTCATCCACGGTGTAGACCGAATTCTCGCCGCCGCGCTTGGCGTAAACGGCCTTCTTTGAAGCTTGCGGCTGTTCCAGTCCAATCAGCAGCGGATGATTGGTCTTGTCCTTGCCGGTGTAAACGTC comes from the Candidatus Binataceae bacterium genome and includes:
- the acpS gene encoding holo-ACP synthase, which produces MRIAGTGIDMIEVERVERALTRPQTGERFRERVYTEREVAYCESRGRPRYQSYAARFAAKEAAMKAMGTGWNRNVGWREIEVVRERGQAPTIVLSGKAAEFARRKRIAVFHLSLTHTATSAMAYVIAEG
- a CDS encoding GNAT family N-acetyltransferase, translated to MSATQKIAARRRRAPGELYVAQTGDLAAIEVLLAQVGESAGIAAGGLDAPGACWIGASVGDASTVLAGIIGIETIVDMAVIRSLAVSEAMRRRGIGTALVGAARKAAHTRGARKLYALGRRGHDCISRDGISQDYMLRFGFEPVALTAMVEDLDGTFTAGYLRAHPEQLARIDALGLDLSRDGVIER
- a CDS encoding ferredoxin: MAQLKITVNKAKCISSEDCIESAPTVFRLDAEGKSEVYDPAGAPDAAILAAARGCPVKAIVVLDEETGTQLFPPPKK